Proteins encoded within one genomic window of Prosthecochloris marina:
- a CDS encoding glycoside hydrolase family 65 protein, which yields MNTQSDDVRDNRFREDPVSLLDLSPKRWLLRRSGYSSRPKRLQVNETLMTIGNGYLNIRGSLEELPPGSYRGMYINGIYDGSEADVEELVKCPVWTDVSLWIDGLKVSLPDCKVIRHEQMLDMRKGILHRKSRFRLPNGKIVTFATTKLVFLHKVHWGYMRVKIVPENFSGKIRVLSGLNGDVLNRGFFPGEQLKHLHLERIERGRDLMYLEMKTREHGIRISNAASWRMVDQGGTSVTWEPRIYGEKFTSEMILDVKKGFSYEFEKYAVVYTSREIPEERMFNGTICGLKSYLRNGAYREIASHIKLWEKSWQQADIVIDGDRSAQQAIRYNMYQLLINGPRQRGSIGAKFLSSEGYLGHVFWDTEIFIFPFYLYNFPDIAKNMLMYRYETLPGAITNAERAGYKGAKYGWETATTGEDVTPRFASKLERTIRLIYTGAEEDHIVSDVIYAVEQYFRVTGDEDFLLDYALEMVFQTARFWASRVVASGEVFEIKTVIGPDEFHEHVDNNVYTNFLVKWHLRLAAILFEYFGRRDIEEFSALCRQLNLQQTEVSQWMDISDRLKFNIDCCSGLIEQFDGYFDLKDYVITRHDRKGGPVLPQGITYRNINKTRLIKQADVLMMFLLFPHAFSDEVKRVNYDFYEKRALHKSSLSHCSHAMVGLAVGNRQHAYRYFMRTALVDLEDLHGNTELGIHGAAVGGTWQTVVRGFGGLTLKSDRIVLRPWLPKRWRRLLFKVHWRDRVIRLEICHDNVSVFIEADVEIPVPCTFWGRCFTISTNKLYTFNYDPILCVKSGGCDETPSHCANSAVD from the coding sequence ATGAACACGCAAAGCGACGATGTTCGTGATAACCGTTTTAGGGAAGATCCTGTTTCGCTGCTCGACCTTTCACCGAAGCGGTGGCTTTTACGAAGAAGCGGGTACAGCAGCCGTCCCAAACGGTTACAGGTCAACGAAACGTTGATGACAATCGGTAACGGTTATCTCAACATCAGAGGTAGCCTGGAAGAACTGCCGCCCGGCAGTTACAGGGGAATGTATATCAATGGAATATATGACGGGTCCGAAGCGGACGTTGAGGAGTTGGTCAAATGTCCTGTTTGGACCGATGTTTCGTTGTGGATCGATGGATTGAAAGTCTCCCTGCCGGATTGCAAGGTGATCCGTCACGAGCAGATGCTCGACATGAGAAAAGGGATCCTCCATCGGAAATCAAGGTTCCGTCTCCCCAACGGTAAAATTGTAACGTTTGCGACAACAAAGCTTGTTTTTTTGCACAAGGTACACTGGGGGTATATGAGGGTCAAGATTGTGCCGGAAAACTTTTCAGGTAAGATCCGGGTACTAAGCGGCCTGAATGGGGACGTTCTTAACCGTGGTTTTTTCCCCGGGGAACAACTCAAGCACCTTCACCTCGAACGTATCGAACGCGGACGCGATCTTATGTATCTGGAAATGAAAACAAGAGAGCACGGGATCCGTATTTCCAATGCAGCATCATGGCGAATGGTCGATCAAGGAGGAACTTCTGTCACATGGGAGCCAAGAATCTACGGAGAGAAGTTTACCAGTGAGATGATATTGGATGTGAAAAAAGGTTTTTCCTATGAGTTTGAGAAATATGCGGTGGTCTATACAAGCAGGGAGATTCCCGAAGAGCGGATGTTCAACGGGACTATCTGTGGCTTGAAATCCTATCTTCGTAACGGTGCTTACAGGGAAATCGCCAGTCATATCAAACTTTGGGAAAAGTCTTGGCAGCAGGCCGATATCGTCATAGACGGGGACCGTAGTGCGCAGCAGGCCATACGTTATAACATGTATCAGCTTCTGATAAACGGTCCGAGGCAGAGAGGGAGTATAGGGGCGAAATTTCTCAGTTCGGAAGGATATCTCGGGCATGTTTTCTGGGATACCGAAATCTTTATTTTTCCATTCTATCTTTACAATTTTCCCGACATAGCGAAAAACATGCTCATGTACCGTTATGAAACGCTGCCCGGGGCGATAACGAATGCAGAGCGTGCCGGTTACAAGGGGGCGAAATACGGCTGGGAAACCGCTACGACCGGAGAAGATGTCACCCCAAGGTTTGCATCGAAACTTGAAAGAACAATACGCCTCATCTATACCGGTGCAGAAGAGGATCATATCGTATCGGATGTCATTTATGCTGTAGAGCAGTACTTCAGGGTAACAGGGGATGAAGATTTTTTGCTTGATTATGCTCTTGAAATGGTCTTTCAAACTGCTCGCTTCTGGGCGAGTCGTGTTGTTGCATCAGGTGAAGTATTTGAAATCAAGACAGTTATCGGTCCAGACGAATTTCATGAGCATGTGGATAACAATGTTTATACCAACTTCCTTGTGAAATGGCATTTAAGGCTTGCCGCAATCCTGTTCGAATATTTTGGCCGCCGTGACATTGAGGAGTTTTCAGCATTGTGCAGGCAACTCAATCTGCAGCAAACAGAGGTCAGTCAGTGGATGGATATCAGTGACAGGCTTAAATTCAACATCGATTGTTGTTCCGGACTCATCGAGCAGTTCGATGGTTATTTCGACCTGAAAGATTATGTGATAACGCGTCACGACCGCAAGGGCGGGCCGGTACTTCCCCAGGGGATTACCTATCGAAATATCAACAAGACACGATTGATAAAGCAGGCGGATGTGCTGATGATGTTTTTGCTTTTTCCTCATGCTTTCAGTGACGAAGTCAAGCGGGTCAATTACGACTTCTACGAAAAAAGAGCGTTGCACAAATCATCCCTCAGTCATTGTTCCCACGCGATGGTCGGGCTTGCTGTTGGAAACCGGCAGCATGCATATCGGTATTTCATGAGGACAGCATTGGTCGATTTGGAAGATTTGCACGGCAATACCGAGCTGGGAATTCATGGAGCTGCAGTAGGCGGTACATGGCAAACAGTTGTAAGAGGTTTCGGTGGGTTGACACTCAAGTCGGACCGGATTGTGCTGAGACCCTGGTTGCCGAAAAGGTGGAGACGCCTGTTATTCAAAGTTCACTGGAGGGATCGTGTCATCCGACTTGAAATATGTCATGATAATGTTTCGGTGTTTATTGAAGCCGATGTCGAGATTCCGGTGCCGTGTACATTTTGGGGTAGGTGCTTTACTATTTCTACAAACAAGCTATACACGTTCAACTATGACCCGATTCTGTGTGTAAAATCTGGAGGATGTGATGAAACCCCTTCGCATTGCGCAAATAGCGCCGTTGATTGA
- a CDS encoding glycosyltransferase family 4 protein, with the protein MKPLRIAQIAPLIESVPPVKYGGTERVVYSLTEELVERGHDVTLFASGDSRTSAKLYSLVERGLRLDGKQAANVVSSLLELAHVYHEKSHEFDIIHSHVDFFTFPFAATSVTPTVLTLHGRLDMPVLVRMLQIYTDLNYVSISNAQRFPVPNVNWAGTVYHGYPPKCFPFNESPSDYFLYLGRFSPEKAPDQAIRLAKACGIRLKIAAKVDPLETDYFNEYIRPMLDDPLIEYVGEVMEGEKIKLLKNAKALLNTINWPEPFGLVMIEALACGTPVIVRRCGSSPEIIKHGKTGYVCSTEDDFKQAVYGIEKIKRKACRNDFEKRFSHKLMVDGYERIYYRLHQHRTRQRVLPLSRRVVSSG; encoded by the coding sequence ATGAAACCCCTTCGCATTGCGCAAATAGCGCCGTTGATTGAAAGTGTTCCGCCAGTCAAATATGGTGGAACTGAAAGAGTTGTCTATTCCCTTACCGAAGAGCTGGTCGAGCGGGGACATGACGTTACTCTTTTTGCCTCCGGTGACTCCCGGACATCGGCGAAACTTTATTCACTGGTTGAACGGGGACTGCGGCTCGATGGAAAGCAAGCTGCAAATGTTGTCAGCTCCTTGCTTGAACTTGCACATGTATACCATGAGAAAAGCCATGAGTTTGACATCATTCATTCGCATGTGGATTTCTTTACTTTCCCGTTTGCGGCAACCTCCGTGACTCCAACAGTGCTTACGCTGCATGGCCGCCTCGATATGCCTGTCCTTGTCAGAATGTTACAGATATACACGGACTTGAATTACGTTTCTATCAGCAATGCTCAGCGTTTTCCGGTACCAAACGTCAATTGGGCAGGAACGGTATACCATGGTTATCCTCCAAAATGTTTTCCTTTCAATGAATCGCCATCTGATTACTTTCTTTATCTGGGACGTTTTTCTCCTGAAAAAGCACCTGATCAGGCAATTCGTCTTGCGAAGGCTTGCGGTATTCGTCTGAAAATTGCCGCGAAAGTCGATCCGTTGGAAACGGATTATTTCAACGAATATATCAGGCCCATGCTGGACGATCCTCTCATTGAATACGTTGGCGAGGTTATGGAGGGTGAAAAAATAAAGCTTTTGAAAAATGCCAAAGCGTTGCTCAACACAATAAATTGGCCGGAACCCTTCGGACTTGTTATGATAGAAGCTCTTGCGTGCGGCACTCCGGTTATAGTAAGGCGCTGTGGTTCATCGCCTGAAATCATAAAACACGGTAAGACAGGATATGTTTGCAGCACGGAAGATGATTTCAAGCAAGCAGTGTACGGTATAGAAAAAATCAAAAGAAAAGCCTGTAGAAATGATTTTGAAAAACGTTTCAGCCATAAATTAATGGTTGATGGTTATGAAAGAATTTATTACCGTTTGCACCAACATCGAACACGGCAAAGAGTTCTTCCCCTCTCTCGGAGAGTGGTTTCGTCTGGTTGA
- a CDS encoding DNA polymerase III subunit alpha: MDFVHLHTHTHFSMQSSPIFPHELFAACQKSAMHTVAVTDYAATFNMPELFSLADEAGVRLIIGSEIYLLERDAYHNGKSFSSPSLILLVKNEEGYRNLCVLLSKAAREGFINGMPHVDSNWLADACDGLICLSAYYAGRIGRALLAGNFEEATSFTTFYKDIYGEDFFLELQRHHTSFDEKLNADTIRLAEENGVKLVATNNVHYLERKDADRYRAMVAIRTKEKLSSNQLQCLPSNENYFRSSKEMADLFDDAHGELSNTVSIAEKCTYRFRKEEPKLPHFPLPAGFDDEVQYLRHLTYEGAKEKYADPESQGLSEKMVNERIEKELETISSMGFSSYFLIVSDLIAASRRMGYSVGPGRGSAAGSIVAYLTGITSIDPLRYKLLFERFLNPERGSMPDIDIDFTPVGKQKVLEYTVEKYGEESVAKVVAIGTLGARAAIRDAGRVLEVPLTVVDRLAKLVPGKPGITLKKAIDDVGELKDSVKSSSRNANLMDYAQALEGRARNVSMHAGAVVITNGRLDEQVPLYVSNKIETEERKYADEMKQDELERGAAKSGSDDKQVVTQFDKNWIENAGLLKIDYLGLETLAVIDETLHLIRKRHGVSVDLEKVPMDDRKTFRIFQEGKMAGIFQFESQGMQNYMTKLQPTQIGDIIAMSALYRPGALNAKIDEKRNAVDLFVDRKHNREPIDYMHPMLEDFLKETYGVIVYQEQVMQISQVMGGFSLAKADNLRKAMGKKKPEIMQKFKADFVEGAVKQGVHDKLANRIFDLMAEFAGYGFNKSHSAAYGVLAYWTGYLKAHYPAEFMTAILNSEIGDAARMKHLTDEAKGFNIPVLPPSVNKSDALFAIEVADEKAMIRVGLNAIKQVGNAARAVVSARLLRKKNFINLFDLTASVDLRVMNRKALECLILAGALDDLDQDRAKLLANIDKAIRFGQLQNKSVTLGQCGFFSDESNEALHDSLYPDMDAAQPMPESERLQAEKKLVGFYLSRHPLEPYRRDWDAFANLPLNTRSVQQARQYKVIGVVVSVRHHQDRKGKQMLFGSIEDFTGKADFTVFASVYEQYRHLLKPEEVLMLIVEAEVSGGMLKLLVREVVPIKQVRETCIDKVILKIDADDPSELEKLERVKKVLEEHKGGTAVDFEVKVQAAENIELLRVFARRSPIDADEKTLGELENILGPDNVKIAG, from the coding sequence ATGGATTTTGTGCATTTGCATACGCATACTCATTTTTCCATGCAAAGCAGTCCGATTTTCCCGCATGAACTTTTTGCGGCTTGCCAAAAGAGTGCAATGCATACTGTTGCGGTCACCGATTATGCTGCAACCTTCAATATGCCTGAGCTTTTCAGCCTTGCAGATGAGGCTGGTGTCAGACTGATTATAGGGAGCGAAATATATCTTCTCGAGCGAGATGCATATCATAACGGCAAGAGCTTTTCTTCCCCTTCATTGATATTGCTGGTGAAGAATGAGGAAGGTTACAGAAACCTTTGTGTTTTACTCTCGAAAGCAGCTCGTGAGGGCTTTATCAACGGCATGCCACATGTTGACAGTAATTGGCTTGCGGATGCCTGTGATGGATTGATTTGCCTCTCTGCCTACTATGCCGGTCGTATCGGTAGAGCGCTGCTGGCTGGTAACTTCGAAGAGGCAACTTCGTTTACGACTTTCTACAAGGATATATACGGTGAAGATTTTTTCCTCGAGTTGCAGCGCCACCATACTTCATTCGATGAAAAGCTCAATGCCGATACGATTCGGCTTGCCGAAGAGAACGGTGTAAAGCTGGTCGCTACCAATAATGTTCATTATCTCGAAAGAAAAGATGCCGATCGTTACCGGGCTATGGTCGCTATTAGAACCAAGGAAAAGTTATCCAGCAATCAGCTCCAGTGTCTACCGAGCAATGAAAACTATTTCAGATCTTCAAAAGAGATGGCCGATCTGTTCGATGATGCTCACGGTGAACTCTCAAATACGGTCAGCATTGCGGAAAAGTGTACATATCGCTTTCGAAAAGAAGAGCCGAAGCTTCCTCATTTTCCCCTACCTGCAGGATTTGACGATGAGGTACAGTATCTGAGACATTTGACATATGAAGGTGCAAAGGAAAAGTACGCTGATCCTGAATCTCAGGGCCTTTCAGAAAAAATGGTCAACGAGCGGATTGAAAAAGAACTGGAAACTATTTCCAGTATGGGGTTCAGCTCCTACTTCCTGATAGTCAGCGACCTTATTGCTGCGTCACGCCGTATGGGATATTCTGTCGGACCGGGAAGAGGGTCTGCAGCCGGAAGCATCGTCGCCTATCTGACGGGTATTACAAGCATCGACCCTTTACGTTACAAGTTGCTTTTTGAACGTTTTCTCAATCCGGAAAGAGGATCGATGCCGGATATCGATATTGATTTTACGCCGGTCGGCAAGCAAAAGGTTCTCGAATATACCGTTGAGAAATATGGTGAAGAAAGTGTCGCAAAAGTCGTTGCGATCGGTACGCTCGGAGCAAGAGCTGCAATTCGAGATGCCGGACGTGTACTCGAAGTACCGCTTACCGTTGTTGACCGGTTAGCCAAACTTGTGCCGGGAAAGCCTGGAATAACCTTGAAGAAGGCGATCGATGACGTCGGTGAGCTCAAAGATTCAGTCAAAAGTTCTTCAAGAAATGCCAACTTAATGGACTACGCCCAAGCTCTTGAAGGGAGGGCGAGGAACGTTTCGATGCATGCTGGTGCGGTTGTCATTACCAACGGCAGACTTGACGAGCAGGTGCCTCTGTATGTCTCCAACAAAATCGAGACGGAAGAGCGCAAATATGCCGATGAGATGAAACAGGACGAGCTTGAGCGTGGAGCGGCGAAGTCAGGTAGTGATGATAAACAGGTTGTGACGCAGTTTGACAAAAACTGGATTGAAAACGCAGGGCTGCTCAAAATCGACTATTTAGGACTTGAAACCCTTGCAGTCATTGATGAAACACTTCATCTGATCAGAAAAAGACATGGCGTTTCTGTCGATCTGGAAAAGGTTCCTATGGACGACAGAAAGACTTTCAGGATTTTTCAGGAAGGTAAAATGGCTGGGATTTTCCAGTTTGAATCCCAGGGTATGCAGAATTACATGACAAAACTTCAGCCGACGCAGATTGGTGATATCATAGCCATGAGTGCGCTGTATCGGCCGGGGGCTCTCAATGCCAAAATCGATGAGAAGCGAAATGCAGTCGATCTGTTTGTCGACCGGAAACATAATCGTGAGCCGATAGACTACATGCATCCAATGCTTGAGGATTTTCTCAAAGAGACGTATGGGGTGATTGTGTACCAGGAACAGGTCATGCAGATCTCACAGGTCATGGGTGGTTTTTCTCTGGCAAAAGCGGATAATCTCCGCAAGGCAATGGGTAAAAAGAAGCCGGAGATCATGCAGAAATTCAAGGCGGACTTTGTCGAGGGTGCTGTTAAACAGGGCGTTCATGACAAGCTTGCCAACAGGATTTTTGATCTTATGGCGGAATTTGCCGGATATGGTTTCAATAAAAGCCACTCGGCGGCTTATGGTGTTCTCGCTTACTGGACAGGATATTTGAAGGCGCATTATCCGGCTGAGTTCATGACGGCCATTTTGAACAGTGAAATTGGTGATGCAGCAAGAATGAAGCACCTGACCGATGAAGCTAAAGGGTTCAATATTCCTGTGTTGCCCCCATCGGTGAATAAGAGCGATGCCTTGTTTGCCATTGAAGTGGCCGATGAAAAGGCGATGATACGCGTCGGTTTGAATGCTATAAAGCAAGTTGGTAATGCCGCTCGAGCGGTTGTTTCTGCAAGGTTGCTAAGGAAAAAAAACTTTATCAACCTTTTTGATCTGACCGCATCGGTTGATTTGCGTGTTATGAACAGAAAGGCGCTTGAATGCCTCATTTTGGCCGGTGCTCTCGATGATCTTGATCAGGATAGGGCGAAACTGCTTGCCAATATTGACAAGGCGATCCGCTTCGGTCAACTTCAAAACAAGTCGGTGACGCTTGGCCAGTGTGGATTTTTCAGTGATGAATCCAACGAGGCGCTTCATGATTCGCTGTACCCTGACATGGATGCTGCACAACCGATGCCGGAAAGTGAGCGGTTGCAGGCGGAGAAAAAACTTGTCGGTTTTTATCTGAGCCGTCATCCTCTGGAACCGTATCGTCGAGACTGGGACGCTTTTGCAAATCTTCCTCTCAACACCAGGAGTGTACAACAGGCAAGACAGTACAAAGTTATCGGTGTCGTTGTGTCGGTACGTCATCATCAGGACAGAAAAGGTAAACAGATGCTTTTCGGTAGCATCGAAGACTTTACCGGGAAAGCTGATTTTACCGTTTTTGCAAGTGTTTATGAACAATACCGCCATCTTCTCAAACCCGAGGAGGTTTTAATGCTGATTGTAGAGGCTGAAGTCAGTGGAGGCATGCTGAAGCTGCTTGTCAGGGAGGTTGTTCCGATAAAACAAGTACGCGAAACCTGTATCGATAAAGTCATTTTAAAAATCGATGCCGATGATCCAAGTGAACTGGAAAAGCTGGAAAGAGTGAAAAAGGTTTTGGAGGAGCATAAAGGCGGAACTGCAGTTGATTTCGAAGTCAAGGTTCAGGCAGCTGAAAATATTGAACTGTTGCGTGTATTTGCGAGGAGAAGCCCTATTGATGCCGATGAAAAAACACTCGGTGAGCTTGAAAATATTCTCGGCCCTGATAATGTTAAGATTGCCGGGTAG
- the trxA gene encoding thioredoxin translates to MSGQYLTATDQNFKSEILDSDKVALVDFWAAWCGPCQMLGPVIEELAGEFEGKAVISKLNVDENPNTAAQYGIRSIPTMLIFKNGEVVDQMVGAMPKNMIAEKINAQIA, encoded by the coding sequence ATGAGTGGACAATATCTGACGGCTACGGACCAGAATTTTAAATCCGAGATTCTTGATTCAGACAAGGTAGCCCTTGTTGATTTTTGGGCGGCATGGTGTGGCCCTTGCCAGATGCTCGGTCCTGTTATCGAAGAACTTGCAGGTGAGTTTGAGGGCAAGGCTGTTATATCCAAGCTCAACGTTGACGAAAATCCTAATACCGCTGCACAATATGGTATCAGAAGCATTCCTACCATGTTGATTTTCAAGAATGGTGAAGTTGTCGACCAAATGGTCGGGGCTATGCCGAAAAACATGATTGCCGAGAAAATCAACGCTCAAATTGCCTGA
- the trxB gene encoding thioredoxin-disulfide reductase, which produces MEKETRDVVIIGTGPAGLTAAIYASRANLNPLVVDGGQPGGQLMITSDIENYPGFPEGIRGPEMMGRFREQATRFGAEFIQGSISEVDLSRSPFCIYLEDGDREILTRTLIIATGANAKWLGLPSEEKYRGRGVSACATCDGFFFKDSQVYVIGGGDTAMEEAFFLTRFAAKVTVVHRREEFRASRIMSLRVEKNPKISLELNQVVDEILGDGQKVTGIRLKNLKTGVLKEHPCDGVFVAIGHSPNSKIFERQLDIDEYGYIETAKTSTETNVPGVFACGDVQDYTYRQAITAAGSGCMAALDAEKYLESIR; this is translated from the coding sequence ATGGAGAAAGAAACTCGAGACGTCGTGATTATTGGAACAGGTCCTGCCGGCCTTACCGCAGCTATATATGCCAGCAGAGCTAATCTCAATCCCTTGGTGGTCGATGGTGGGCAGCCTGGTGGACAGCTTATGATTACATCTGATATTGAGAATTACCCTGGGTTTCCAGAAGGGATACGGGGGCCGGAGATGATGGGACGGTTTCGTGAGCAGGCAACAAGATTCGGGGCGGAGTTTATTCAAGGCAGCATCAGTGAGGTTGATTTGTCCAGGAGTCCTTTCTGTATCTATCTTGAAGATGGGGATCGGGAGATTCTTACCAGGACGCTGATTATTGCAACAGGAGCAAACGCGAAATGGCTGGGATTGCCTTCTGAGGAAAAATATCGGGGAAGAGGTGTATCTGCATGTGCGACATGTGATGGTTTTTTCTTCAAAGATAGTCAGGTTTATGTTATCGGAGGCGGGGACACTGCGATGGAAGAGGCGTTTTTCCTGACTCGTTTTGCCGCAAAGGTAACTGTTGTCCACAGAAGAGAGGAGTTCCGCGCATCGAGAATCATGAGTTTAAGAGTAGAAAAGAATCCAAAAATCAGTCTGGAACTGAACCAGGTTGTTGATGAGATTCTTGGTGACGGACAGAAAGTTACCGGTATAAGGCTGAAAAACCTCAAAACAGGAGTGTTGAAAGAACATCCCTGCGATGGAGTTTTTGTGGCGATAGGTCATTCTCCAAACTCCAAAATTTTCGAGCGTCAGCTCGATATTGACGAGTATGGCTATATCGAAACCGCAAAAACATCTACTGAAACAAACGTTCCAGGTGTTTTTGCCTGTGGTGACGTGCAGGATTATACGTATCGTCAGGCAATAACAGCTGCCGGGAGTGGCTGTATGGCGGCACTGGATGCCGAAAAGTATCTGGAATCAATACGGTAA
- a CDS encoding sigma-54 interaction domain-containing protein translates to METEVNVLVIGESGTGKELFAQAIHSGSKRKNGPFVTINCAAISNELADSLLFGHVKGSFTGANSDHTGFFEQADGGTILLDEIGDMSLDIQAKVLRVLQERKIRRVGEKKERSVDFRLISATHKDFSDAIKNKTFRADLYYRLEEYPLLIPPLRERREDIPLLANHFLDSFCTANNIDPISFSASVLENLSMYDWPGNIRELQNIVRRAAINRSGDEITSIPFLPQTHMQEAAALSPSDQSHIDKPAPPEPKEQKAPDIPPAETTAPEQGKALLLKNAELQTILKAYELAGGNQTRTAEILGISRSSLYRKLKKFGIEKNLSLSVTKGL, encoded by the coding sequence ATGGAAACCGAGGTTAACGTCTTGGTAATCGGGGAGAGCGGAACGGGAAAAGAACTCTTTGCCCAAGCCATTCATAGCGGAAGCAAAAGGAAAAACGGCCCTTTTGTAACCATAAACTGTGCTGCGATCTCCAATGAGCTTGCCGATAGCCTGCTTTTCGGACATGTCAAGGGCTCTTTTACAGGCGCAAACAGCGACCATACAGGATTCTTCGAACAGGCAGATGGAGGTACAATTCTTCTCGACGAAATCGGTGATATGAGCCTTGACATCCAGGCCAAAGTTCTTCGGGTACTCCAGGAAAGAAAAATCAGAAGGGTTGGGGAAAAAAAAGAAAGAAGCGTCGATTTCCGGCTCATCTCAGCAACGCACAAAGATTTTTCCGATGCCATAAAAAATAAAACCTTCCGTGCCGATCTGTATTACCGGCTTGAAGAGTATCCTCTTCTCATCCCCCCTCTCAGGGAACGCAGAGAAGATATTCCGCTTCTGGCGAATCATTTTCTTGATAGCTTCTGTACAGCAAACAATATTGACCCAATCTCATTCAGCGCCTCTGTCCTCGAAAACCTTTCGATGTATGACTGGCCGGGCAATATTCGCGAACTTCAGAATATCGTTCGGAGAGCAGCCATAAATCGCAGTGGCGATGAAATAACGTCGATCCCTTTTCTCCCTCAAACTCATATGCAAGAAGCAGCTGCTCTATCACCTTCGGATCAATCACATATCGATAAACCTGCTCCCCCCGAGCCGAAAGAACAAAAAGCTCCTGACATCCCCCCGGCAGAAACAACAGCTCCCGAACAGGGCAAAGCACTGTTGCTGAAAAATGCCGAACTTCAGACAATTCTCAAAGCTTACGAGCTGGCAGGCGGGAACCAGACAAGAACCGCTGAAATACTTGGAATAAGCCGTTCCTCCCTGTACCGTAAGTTGAAAAAATTCGGGATAGAGAAAAACCTTTCGTTATCGGTAACGAAAGGTTTATAA
- the trmH gene encoding tRNA (guanosine(18)-2'-O)-methyltransferase TrmH translates to MISPERFFKIKKLLSLRQPDLTVLMDNVNKPHNLSAIIRSCDAVGIETIHAVSNSDVIQNRQKAARGSNKWVNLVLHENIETAYQTLRSQKMQILVAHYNEEAVNFRAIDFAKPTAIVMGAELFGPSESATSQADHFIYVPMQGMVESLNVSVAAAVILFEAQRQRVQAGFYSNPRLPVEYMKKRLFELSYPAISKKMARLGRPYPELDSDGKIIQT, encoded by the coding sequence TTGATCAGTCCTGAACGCTTTTTCAAAATCAAAAAGCTCCTTTCTCTAAGACAGCCTGACCTGACGGTCCTTATGGATAATGTGAACAAACCTCACAACTTATCTGCAATTATAAGAAGCTGTGATGCTGTTGGCATCGAAACCATACACGCAGTGTCAAACAGCGATGTCATACAAAACCGTCAGAAAGCGGCAAGAGGCTCAAATAAGTGGGTGAACCTTGTTTTGCATGAAAATATAGAGACCGCCTATCAAACCCTTAGAAGTCAAAAGATGCAAATCCTTGTTGCTCATTATAATGAGGAAGCGGTCAATTTCAGAGCTATCGACTTCGCAAAACCGACTGCGATTGTCATGGGAGCGGAACTCTTCGGACCTTCTGAAAGTGCAACATCGCAGGCTGACCATTTCATTTATGTTCCCATGCAAGGCATGGTTGAATCACTCAATGTCTCTGTAGCTGCTGCTGTCATCCTCTTCGAGGCTCAGCGCCAGAGAGTTCAAGCCGGATTTTACAGCAATCCAAGACTTCCAGTTGAATATATGAAAAAGCGTCTCTTTGAACTTTCCTACCCTGCTATCAGTAAAAAAATGGCCCGGTTGGGCCGTCCTTATCCTGAACTCGACAGCGACGGGAAGATCATTCAGACCTGA